In Streptomyces seoulensis, the following are encoded in one genomic region:
- a CDS encoding class I SAM-dependent methyltransferase yields MDSIPANRRLWNRISSAYQSEHDPQIGAAPRLWGMYSIPDARLGALGDVTGKRVLELGCGAGQWSRALAAEGADVVGLDLSEAQLAAAARAMGPARYPLVQAAAEQLPFAAESFDLVFCDFGGLSWAPPHLAVPQAARVLRRGGRLVFNVASPWFEACYDEAAARVTTTLQRDYFGLNTIAEDDEATSYVLTYGDWIRVLRDADLVIDDLVEPRPAPETPNGYNQTTPPDWAHHWPAELLWLTRKP; encoded by the coding sequence GTGGACAGCATCCCCGCCAACCGGCGGCTCTGGAACCGGATCAGCAGCGCCTACCAGTCCGAGCACGACCCGCAGATCGGCGCCGCCCCCCGGCTGTGGGGCATGTACTCCATCCCGGACGCGCGTCTGGGCGCCCTGGGCGACGTCACCGGCAAACGCGTCCTCGAACTAGGCTGCGGCGCCGGCCAGTGGTCCAGGGCGCTCGCGGCCGAGGGCGCGGACGTGGTCGGACTCGACCTGTCCGAAGCCCAACTCGCGGCGGCGGCCCGCGCGATGGGACCGGCCCGCTACCCGCTGGTGCAGGCCGCCGCCGAACAACTCCCCTTCGCCGCGGAAAGCTTCGACCTCGTCTTCTGCGACTTCGGCGGCCTCAGCTGGGCACCCCCGCACCTCGCCGTCCCCCAGGCCGCACGCGTCCTCCGCCGAGGCGGCCGCCTGGTCTTCAACGTGGCCAGCCCCTGGTTCGAAGCCTGCTACGACGAAGCGGCCGCCCGCGTGACCACGACACTCCAGCGCGACTACTTCGGCCTGAACACCATCGCCGAAGACGACGAAGCGACCAGCTACGTGCTCACCTACGGCGACTGGATCAGAGTCCTCCGCGACGCGGACCTCGTCATCGACGACCTCGTAGAACCCCGCCCCGCCCCCGAAACCCCCAACGGCTACAACCAGACCACCCCACCCGACTGGGCCCACCACTGGCCGGCAGAACTACTCTGGCTGACCCGTAAACCGTGA
- a CDS encoding aldehyde dehydrogenase family protein, with translation MNHSPTEQAADTVARLRGTFRTGRTKSVEWRKEQLRRLRAMLTEHGDDLAAALHADLGKSATEAHRTEIDFTVREIDHTLEHLDEWLRPEPAPVPAHLGDDATAWTQYDPLGVVLVIAPWNYPAQLLLAPMVGALASGNAVVAKPSELAPATSAALAELIPAYLDTDAVAVVEGGIPETTALLAQRFDHIFYTGNGTVGRVVMRAAAEHLTPVTLELGGKSPAFVDRDTDLDVVADRLARGKFLNAGQTCVAPDYVLTDPETAPALEAALVRAVEGLFGTDPAASPEYGRIVNERHFDRLSGLLDSGRVAVGGGSDRTDKYIAPTVLADVAPDAPVMQEEIFGPILPIVTVPDLDAAVDFINDRDKPLALYVFADSDSTRDRIAAETSSGGLGHGLPLAHLTVSDLPFGGVGESGMGNYHGRYSLDTFSHRKAVLSKPLG, from the coding sequence AGGAGCAGCTGCGCAGGCTGCGCGCGATGCTGACCGAGCACGGGGACGACCTCGCCGCCGCCCTCCACGCCGACCTGGGCAAGAGCGCCACCGAGGCGCACCGTACGGAGATCGACTTCACGGTCCGCGAGATCGACCACACCCTGGAGCACCTGGACGAGTGGCTGCGCCCCGAGCCGGCCCCGGTCCCCGCGCACCTCGGCGACGACGCCACGGCCTGGACGCAGTACGACCCGCTCGGCGTCGTCCTCGTCATCGCCCCCTGGAACTACCCGGCCCAGCTTCTCCTGGCCCCCATGGTCGGCGCCCTCGCGTCGGGCAACGCGGTCGTGGCCAAGCCGAGCGAGCTGGCCCCGGCGACCTCGGCCGCGCTGGCCGAGCTGATCCCGGCCTACCTCGACACCGACGCGGTCGCCGTGGTCGAGGGCGGCATCCCGGAGACGACGGCCCTGCTGGCCCAGCGCTTCGACCACATCTTCTACACCGGCAACGGCACGGTGGGCCGTGTCGTCATGCGGGCGGCGGCCGAGCACCTCACCCCGGTCACGCTCGAACTCGGCGGCAAGTCGCCGGCGTTCGTCGACCGCGACACCGACCTCGACGTGGTCGCCGACCGGCTGGCGCGCGGCAAGTTCCTCAACGCCGGGCAGACCTGCGTCGCCCCCGACTACGTCCTCACCGACCCGGAGACCGCCCCCGCCCTGGAGGCGGCGCTCGTCCGCGCGGTCGAGGGCCTCTTCGGCACCGACCCGGCGGCCTCGCCGGAGTACGGCCGCATCGTCAACGAGCGCCATTTCGACCGGCTTTCCGGCTTGCTGGACTCCGGCAGGGTGGCGGTCGGCGGGGGCAGCGACCGTACGGACAAGTACATCGCGCCGACCGTGCTGGCCGATGTCGCGCCCGACGCGCCGGTGATGCAGGAGGAGATCTTCGGGCCGATCCTCCCGATCGTCACCGTGCCGGACCTGGACGCGGCGGTGGACTTCATCAACGACCGCGACAAGCCGCTCGCGCTGTACGTCTTCGCCGACTCCGACAGCACCCGCGACCGCATCGCCGCCGAGACCTCCTCCGGCGGTCTCGGCCACGGCCTCCCCCTCGCCCACCTCACCGTCTCCGACCTCCCCTTCGGCGGTGTCGGCGAGAGCGGCATGGGCAACTACCACGGCCGCTACTCCCTCGACACCTTCAGCCACCGCAAGGCGGTACTGAGCAAGCCGCTGGGCTGA